The sequence CTGGGCCAACTCCCGGGCGCTTGAACTCGCGGAAATCGGCGACGGCACCCCGGACCCCGAAGGCGGCCAAATCCTGCGCGACCCCTCCGGCAGGGCGACCGGCGTCCTCATTGAGGCGGGTGGCGTCCTGGTCGAGCACACTCTTTCGAGGCTGCAGCCGGTGAGCACGGAGCAGCTGGCCCGGGCCGCCAGGCGAGGCATCGAGATTCTGCACTCCTTCGGGGTGACTGCGTTCCAGGATGCGGCCGCTTCGCTTCAGCTGATGAGGGCCCTCAAGCGGCTGGACGACGAGGGCGCCCTGGATGCCTGGGTTGTCACGTCCATGCAAGCGAACGATTTCATCCTGGGAACCACCCCGCTGGGCGAGGGCATCATCGAGCACCGGGAGGAAACCCGTTCGCGCCACCACCGGCCGGACTTCATCAAGATCTTCCTGGACGGCGTGCCGCCTGCAGGAACAGCGGCCTTCATCGAGCCCTACCTGCCGGATGCCGGCTTTCCCAAGTGCCACTGCGGCAGCACCACCATGGACCCGGCCGAGCTCGAGGATTGGCTCATGGGCACAGCGGCCCGCGGAATCTCGGCGAAGATCCATTGCACGGGGGACGCGTCGGTGCGGCTCGTTCTCGACACGGTGCAGAACGTCCGGGCGGCGGGCTTCTCTACGCCCAAGTACCACGTCGCGCACGGCCAGTTCGTGCATCCGGACGACATCGCGAGGTTCGCTGAGCTGGACGTGACGGCAGACATCTCGCCGTCGCTGTGGTTCCCGGGTGTCATTTCCGAGGCCATTGCCACCGTGCTTCCGCCTGAGCGCGCCGCCAGGATGCAGCCCAACCGGGCCCTGCTCGACGCCGGTGCCAGAGTCGCCGGCGGCTCCGACTGGCCGGTCTCGGTATCGCCGAACGCCTGGGAAGGGATCTACGGCCTCGTGACACGAGAGGACCCGACGGGTCAGTTCCCCGGTAGCTTGTGGCCGGAGCAGGCGGTCACGCTGGAGGAAGCAATCCGTATCTACACCACGGCCAGTGCCGAGGCCATGGGAGTCGATGACGTCACGGGCTCCCTGGTTCCAGGTAAATCAGCGGACTTTATCGTCCTTCCGGATGATCCGCACGACATTCCACTGGATGCCGTTCGCCACATCAGCGCCCGCCAGACCTGGTTCGCGGGGCGCAAAGTGTACGACGCCGACGAGGCCCGGGCGGGCATGCCGGTGGCTGGACAGTCCGCGTCGGCCTGACCCAAACTTCGAAAGGTGCCCCATGACTACACTGCTGACTTCCGCGCGCCCAAAAACAGGAGCGGATCGCGGAATCTATACGTATATCGCTGTCTTCAGCGCCGTGCTCTACATGGTGCTCCTGATCGCCCCCGTCATAGCCGGCAAGCTGGCGGCCCAGTTTGACCTGGCGCCGACCGAGCTCGGCATGCTGTTCTCGCTGGAACTGGGTGCCTTCAGCCTGGCCACAGTCCCCGCCTACCTCTGGCTGAACCGGACGAACCTGCGGACGGTCACCTACGTGTGCACCGCCGTCGTTATTGCCGGCAACATCGTCTCGGGCTTCCTGGACAGTTTCGCCTTGCTGGTGCTGGCGCGGGTGGTGACTTCGCTCGCAGCGGGCTCGATCACCGTGATCATCCTGACGCTGAGCGGCAAGACCGCCAACCCGAGCCGCGCCTTCGGAGTGTTCGTGGTGTTCCAGTTGCTCATGGGCGCCATCATCCTGTTTGGTTTCCCGCTGCTGTACGCGGATTCTACCGTCGCGGCCATCTACTGGACCATGGCGGCGCTGGCACTCTGCTGCCTGCCCGTCGTTCGGATGATCGACGGCGAGGTCCTCCGCCGGCCCGGCGACGACGATGCCGCCGCACTCCGGTCCGCGCGGGTTGATCGTCCCGCACCGAAGGCCCGGTTCGCCGTGGGACTAGCCGCGGTGCTGCTCTTTTATGTCTCCCTGAGCGGAGTGTGGTCTTTCATGGCCCAGCTCTCGGGGGCCGCCGGAATCGACCTCCCGACATCGAGCCTGATCCTGGCCATCGCCACCCTCCCCGGCATCGCGGCCCCGTTGATCGCCACGTTCCTTGGCGACAGCCCGAAGCGCAGGTGGTTCCTTCTGGCGGGCTACGCCGGGCTGGGGACGGGCGTGGCACTGCTCTTCGGTGCTCCCGGCGTCATCCGGTTCGCCATGGCTGCGATGATTTTCAAGTTCGCCTGGACGTTCATCCTGCCGTACCTGCTCTCCTCCTTGACGGATATCGGTGGCCGGCACGTGATGAACTCGACCAACCTGATGATCGGTTCCGGCTTCGCCGTGGGGCCGATGGCCAGCGGCATGCTGATTGAATCATCCGGCGGTGGCTTCGGCGCCATGCTGGCGTTTTCGGCAGCCGGGGTCCTGCTGTCGCTCGCCTGCGCGATGGCAATCCAGCGGCCCGTCCGGCGGTAGTCGCGGAAGTGGCGGGACCGGCTGACCGGTCCCGCCGTACCGAGGACAGTACTAAACGACGACGGTGATCCACTCGCCGTCGATGGCGGCGGCGTAGCGGGGGAGCGGCGCGGGGGCCGGGCCGCCCGTCACGGCGCCGTCCTCCAGCGCGAACGTCGAGCCGTGGCAGGGGCAGGCGATCTCGCTTTCCGTCGCCGCGACCTTGCAGCCTTGGTGGGTGCACTTGGCGCTGAAGGCCAGGACCGTCTCCTCGTCCGGGCGGTGGATCAGGATTGGCTTGCCGTCGACGTCCCGGCTGGCGGAGCCGCCGACCGGTACCTCGCTGAGCTTGCCCACCCGAACGGCTGCGCCGTTGGTTTCGACGGTGGAGGGTTTTCCGCTTGTATCCCCGACCAGGTCCTGGAACGGAGAGCAGCCGGCAAGGACGCCGGCCGTTCCTGCGGCGGCGGTGACGGTCAGGAGGGAGCGGCGTGAGGTTTCCATGCCTGCCATTCTTGCCGTGGAATCTTGGATTTTTCCAGAGGCACGGGCCAACTTGGTTATCATTTCTGGTTAAATTTCCTGCCAGTGGTCCGTTCGGCGGCTCCTACCCGGTCCAGATAGGGCGTGATGCCGCCCAGGTGCAGCGGCCACCCGGCTCCCATGATCATGCAGAGGTCGATGTCCTCGGGCGCCTGGACGACGCCTTCCTCCAGCATCAGGCCCACTTCCTCGGCGAGGGCGTCCTGGGTGCGGCGAAGCAGTTCCTCGACCGTGCTGGGTGTCCCGCCGAACTCGAGCAGCGCCAGCGTGGAGGCGGGAACCACCTGCCGTCCGCCCTCGTCCGTGGACCACAAAGACGTGACGCCGGCGTCGATGAGCCGCTGCAGGTTGGCGGAGACCCGGAACCGGTCGCCGAAGGCCGCGCGGAGCGACTCCGTGACGTGCTGCGCGACGGGCAGGCCGACCATGGCCAGCAGGTTGAACGGGGTCATGGGGAGGCCCATCGGCTTCAATGCGTTGTCGGCGACCTCGGCGGGAGTGCCTTCATCGAACGCCGCGGTGATCTCGCCGAGCAGGCGCAGCAGGACGCGGTTGACCACGAAGGCGGCGGAGTCCTGGACCAGCACCGTGGTCTTCTTCAGGGCCTGGCCCAGGGAGAAGGCCGTCGCGAGGACCTCGTCGCTGGTT is a genomic window of Arthrobacter sp. Marseille-P9274 containing:
- a CDS encoding MFS transporter, which codes for MTTLLTSARPKTGADRGIYTYIAVFSAVLYMVLLIAPVIAGKLAAQFDLAPTELGMLFSLELGAFSLATVPAYLWLNRTNLRTVTYVCTAVVIAGNIVSGFLDSFALLVLARVVTSLAAGSITVIILTLSGKTANPSRAFGVFVVFQLLMGAIILFGFPLLYADSTVAAIYWTMAALALCCLPVVRMIDGEVLRRPGDDDAAALRSARVDRPAPKARFAVGLAAVLLFYVSLSGVWSFMAQLSGAAGIDLPTSSLILAIATLPGIAAPLIATFLGDSPKRRWFLLAGYAGLGTGVALLFGAPGVIRFAMAAMIFKFAWTFILPYLLSSLTDIGGRHVMNSTNLMIGSGFAVGPMASGMLIESSGGGFGAMLAFSAAGVLLSLACAMAIQRPVRR
- a CDS encoding ubiquinol-cytochrome c reductase iron-sulfur subunit, translating into METSRRSLLTVTAAAGTAGVLAGCSPFQDLVGDTSGKPSTVETNGAAVRVGKLSEVPVGGSASRDVDGKPILIHRPDEETVLAFSAKCTHQGCKVAATESEIACPCHGSTFALEDGAVTGGPAPAPLPRYAAAIDGEWITVVV
- a CDS encoding amidohydrolase; its protein translation is MATESADLLLLNGTIDTLDRDLPRSNAMAVKDGLVLAFGSSALELQGPGTRVLDLAGAYVMPGLLDVHNHHMIAGQMDLFELDAPPTLDLEGFLAAIDDYAATLGRDEWVVGGSWGSGLMNQMNSAEALARLDAATGGRPALLKDDSKHNRWANSRALELAEIGDGTPDPEGGQILRDPSGRATGVLIEAGGVLVEHTLSRLQPVSTEQLARAARRGIEILHSFGVTAFQDAAASLQLMRALKRLDDEGALDAWVVTSMQANDFILGTTPLGEGIIEHREETRSRHHRPDFIKIFLDGVPPAGTAAFIEPYLPDAGFPKCHCGSTTMDPAELEDWLMGTAARGISAKIHCTGDASVRLVLDTVQNVRAAGFSTPKYHVAHGQFVHPDDIARFAELDVTADISPSLWFPGVISEAIATVLPPERAARMQPNRALLDAGARVAGGSDWPVSVSPNAWEGIYGLVTREDPTGQFPGSLWPEQAVTLEEAIRIYTTASAEAMGVDDVTGSLVPGKSADFIVLPDDPHDIPLDAVRHISARQTWFAGRKVYDADEARAGMPVAGQSASA